The genomic interval TCTCGTTCGGGAAATCTGTAAGTTATTCATAAATGAATCAACGATACAATAATGAATAGCTATAAGAGGTGCAATAGAAGAGAAGTGATTCATTATTGAATTATTTAACGATTTATTCATATAAAATATAGCTGTTTATCCCGTTAAAAACTTGGCACGCAAGTTGCATTAATAAAAGGAGAAGAAATAAGAACTGGCTAAGCACAGAACCTCGATTTAATGGATGAAGAAGGTTCAGTCTCCAGTCGATGTTGTTGGAGGTTCGTTAAGGATTATCTCAAGTAAGACCTAATAGGAGGAAAAATATGACAAAATCTTTGTTTGATTTAAGTGGAAAAACAGCGCTTATTACAGGCGGGGGAAGTGGATTGGGGAGAGTGATCGCAGAAGTATTTGCAGAATATGGTGCAAATGTAGCCGTTTGTTCTCGGAAATTACATAATTGTCAGGAAACCGCAGAGGATTTGAAAAATACGTTCTCTATACAGGCAAAGGCATATGAATGCAATGTAGCCAGTGAAGAAGCTGTGGCTGACACAGTGGAAGCCGTTCTTTCTGATTTTTGCCAAATCGATATTCTCGTCAATAATAGCGGGGCTACTTGGGGAGAAAAAGCGGAGAATATGCCGCTCGAAGCATGGCAAAAGGTCTTGAATGTAAATGTAACCGGCACATTTCTAATGTCAAAGGCCGTTGGAAACCATATGATTAGTCGCGGCAAGGGGAAGATTATTAATATCGGTTCCGTTGCAGGGTTGAAGGCAGAGCCTCCGGAAGTCCTAAATGCAATTGGATACAGTACAAGTAAAGCAGCGGTCCATCATTTTACGAAAGATTTAGCAAGAAAATGGGCGGGGTATGGAGTAAATGTCAATGCAATTGCACCGGGATTCTTTGAAACGAAAATGACAAAGCACGTACTTGACCAAAAAGAGGCTGCAATAATAAATAAAAATCCCATGAAAAAATTGGGGGATCCTGACTCACTGAAAGGAGCGGCACTTTTTTTAGCTGGCAATGGAAGTGATTATATTACGGGACAGATTATTGCAATAGACGGTGGAGTTTCTTTGTAATAATAAGTGAAGCGTAGGTGACGAGCTTCTTATATGAAGTAGAAGCTTCCTACTAAGTTAGAAGCTTAGTAAAAGGTGATAGGAATTATGCTTTAAGAGAATGGAAGACCGGGGATCGACAGGAAATATATGATTTGGCAAAGGAAAAAGGCATAAATAATCAAGAAGTATTAGGGATCAGTCAATAGAAAGGGGTTTGAACATGAATAATATTCCTGAAATCGATGTATATGTTAGGTTTTGTGAGACAGACGCAGCAGGTCATGTCAATAACACTAGTTACTTTATATATATGGAAGAAGCACGAACAAAATTTTTTAAAGCGGTCGGTTACGACAAAGATAATAGGGGGGAAATGAATTTCATTGTGGCCTCAGCACAGTGTGATTATTTGGCTCAGGCATATGCAAACCAAACGCTAACTCTTTCCACGAGAGTTTCCAGAATCGGAACAAAGAGCTATACATTGGCGCACGAAATTAAATCAGCAGATACAGGTGCAATGGTTGCAGCTGGAAGTGCTGTTATCGTTTGTTTTAACTTTCAAACACAACAGTCCGAGGTCATTCCGCCAGAACTGCGTTCGATTCTTGAACAATGTTTAGTTACAGTTTGAAAGTGGAGTCGATCTTAATAAAATGGCCATGATTCTATTAAAATATAAGGGTGTGACGTAATGTTAGGTAGAGACTTTTTTTTAAAGGCTTTGAAAGAATACGAGGTAGAGTATTTATTTGGAAATCCAGGGACAACTGAATTGCCATTAATCGATGGTTTAGTGAACTATCCAGATATTGAATTTATTGTTTCACTACATGAGGATGTCTGTGTTGGTATGGCGGCAGGCTATGCGCAAGCAACGGGAAAACCAGGCGTTGTGAACTTGCATGCCGCTCCGGGTCTTGCTCATGGTATGGGGAACGTATACGATGCCTATCGGGCGGGGGTTCCTCTTATTGTCACAGCCGGGCAGCAGGACACTAGACTCGCTATACAAGAACCTGCACTCTGGGGCGAAATGGTTAGCATGGTCAAGGATTATACTAAATGGAGCTGGGAAGTGAAAAACGCTCAAGAATTACCGACAGTATTACATAGAGCATTCAAAATGGCCTTAACTGAACCGATGGGTCCTGTTTTCCTTTCTCTTCCTTCTGATGTACTTTGGCAAGAGGTAGATACAGAACCCATTCCTCTAACCGTTGTTTCCTCTAATACAAGGGGAGACCTTGAGGCTGTGCAAAATGCTGCTATTTTGACTAGACAAGCTAAAAACCCTGTCTTTTTGGTTGGGGATCAATTAGCAAGCTGTGGAGGTTTGAACGAGATGGTTCAATTTGCAGAGATGATTGGAGCTCCAGTTTATGTTGAGCATCAATGTTCCCGCTTAAACTTCCCTTATGGACATCCACAGTATGCAGGGAGATGTCTACCTAACGGTCCATATATCGAGAAGGTACTCAAAGATGCAGATGTGGTGGTTTTTGTTGGGGTAACGAGTCAAGCTCCATTGCTTTATTTTGACAGACCTATTGTTCAACCAGGAACCAAGGTGATTGCTATTAACAGCGGAGAGTGGGAACTGGGAAAAAATATGCATGTTGATACTGCTATTCTGGCAAATCCAAGAATCGCAGTTAAAGAGATTACAGAACTAATCGACCTTCATGCTAGTAATGAGGACCGAGCCCGATTTGAAAGTTTAAAAGAAAAAACTTTGCTAATGAAAAAACAAAGTGATGAACAGCGTTTGAAAGAATTAGAAGGGACGAGAGGACAAGTTCCATTATCCCCTGCTGAAGTCGTATATGAACTAAATAAAGCACTCCCTGAGAATGTTTTGGTAGTTGATGAATCCGTGACCTCCGGAAGGTTCACACATAGTTATTTGGAACTGAACCAACCTGGCAGTCTTATCGCATTAAAGGGCGGCGGTCTTGGATACGGTATGCCGGCTTCTCTTGGTGCTCAGTTAGGACGTCCTGATCAAAGGGTAGTCAATGTGATTGGGGATGGCTCTTCACTTTACTATATCCAATCTTTATGGAATGCCGCCAAGCATAACCTGCCAGTTGTTTTTGTGATTATGAATAATCAAAGTTACATGATTCTTAAAGGTGGAATTCTAAATATTGACGGAGAATCTGCAAAACAAAACGTTTTTCCTGGAATGGATTTAAATGAACCTGCAGTGGATTTTGTTAGTGTAGCAAAGGGATTTGGAATCGATTCGATAAGAATTGAAAAACCTGAAGAACTCCAACCAGCTTTTGAGAAAGCGTTTAATGAGAGAAAACCAATTTTGCTGGATGTTTTAATAGATTCAACGGTAAGAGTTTTTCTTAAGTAATTTATTAGGAGGCATTCTATATGGATATTGTATCTTTGTAGAATATTTCTCGTCATTTCATAGCAAGCAACTATAGAAACAAACCAGTCCATGTGGCGAGTTACTGAGCCGTATGGACCTTTTATTATGAAAAAAATCAGATTTTCTAGATGAATTTTCACCTATTAACCATATAAATGTTGACATGTTGAATGAGCAACATAGGAGGATTGATAGGACGTTTAGTATTAATCAGGCTGAACTGTATCATAAATAGAGGCGGTTTTTTATATAACTTCACTGAACCTAAAAAATGAAAATATAGATATAAAAAAATTTTGTTATTGAAGGACGATATATAAAGGGTTCGTCTTTTTCTTTATAAGTTAAAATTAAAAAAATCCAAAACTTTATTATATTGGATAAAAGTTGAATTCAGGTTAAGCCCTATTAGTACAAAAGAAATAGAAGTTTTTAAAAGTGGTTACCTACTTAGTAGGCAATGTTGCGGAATGTTCTTCTTCCTTGTTTAGTAATACAGAAGTAAGAAGGGCTATTTCACACCGGATTGTTTTAAAATTCGATTTGTCTCAGCCAATTTAACTAATTGCTCCACATGTTCGAAATCCGAGAATCCCCCTTTACTGCGTAGAATTTAGCTCCAGTTACCACCCAAATTCCAGTAATACTTAGAATAACCGCTCCTTCTTATAACATAATTAAATTCTTAATCTTTCTTATACCTCAATTTGATAATACAACCATTCAAAACTTTTGAGTTAAGAGAAAAACACCTCCTTAATCCCTCTTTTTGTTGAGAAATGGAGTATTTTCATAGTGTTATTAACTCAACTTCCTTCCTAAAGCCAAATTACCATCTATTTTTCTAATTCTAATAAAATGTGCTCGTAAACATGATATCTTCACAGTCACGGACAAGTTATATTCATATAATAAATATGGAAAGGGAGGTGATTTAAATGGCATTTTTCCAGTCGGCAATAGCCTCTATCAATAGTGCAGGTGATTTATGTGTCGCTTTTGACGAAAGAGGGTTAGGTAATGAGGATATTGACTATGTATTAACTGCAGATGGAGTAGCTTTCTTTGAATGTCGCAATCGTGGTGGTCATAATCCGGCAGCTTCTAATAAAGAAAGTGTTTCAGGTTTTGTATCAGGAGGTGGAACTTTCTCTTCTCGAAATGGTAGAGTAAGAGAAACCATCTGTACAGATGGTGAATTTCCAGCCCCAAGTGATGATATTAACTGTGGGCAAGGTCAGAGATTGGTGTTAGTAAGGGTTGAATATAGCGATATTCTTTTAGAAGACACAACAAATAATATTTCAATTAGACTTCCAAATGTTTCTAGAGATTTTGTAACCTCCTAATATAACTCTTCCTGCTAATAGTCCAAGCCTATCTTACTCCTAAAGAAAAAACATCGGGGATTCACAGTAATCTTCGATGTTTTTTCTCAAATAAATGAAACGTAAAAACACGTTTATGAAAGGCGTGAATAAATTGTCAAGTAAAAAAGAAGAAAAATATAAAGATAAAAATAAAGATAAAAAAAATAAAGAGTGCAACTGCTGCTGTATTGAAGGGATATTTGAAGAATTAAAGATGAGAATAGGCCATGTCGTTACAGTGTATACGAAACATAATCAAAACTTTTCGCGTAAAATTCATAAAGTAAACAGTGATATTCTTGTCCTTGAAGACGTTCCCTCGCCATTTCCAACATACATTGTGATTCCATTATGTGAAATTAGTATCTTCGTATATGAAAATCCTTCACTTTAATTCCAAAGAAAAATATGATAAAAACTATAGGTGTTTTAGAGTACTTTTTGCCTCAAAGTCTCACAAACTATGCCGGAAAAGGAAGTGTCAATAGGAGGCTTCCTTTTATTTTTATATATAAACTATTTGTTTTTATTAAATATTAATAATCCTAGATAGGTAAAAGAATGATAGGCTGTAAACGAAATAATACTAATTATGATAAAACCAATCCATATCATTTTTTAACTTCCTCTTCTTATACAAGTGTAAGCATTATAGTCAGGAAAAAGTGGTCACATTGCTTTGGTGTCCGGTATCGACAAAAAAACAAAAATGAAGCTTTTTTAGCGTGACGACTACAGCAGTTAAAGGGATTAGGCATGCAGTACTGGTAATTCAATTCATAATGCCAAGAATAAGAATAATTGGAGGAATGACCGTAGTTTTTTATTACGATGAATGGGTGTCATTCGGATCAGGGAAGGCAAAAAATCTTGAACCAATTCGAATACAAATTGACTGCCGGTTTAATAGGTGTGGTCAACCGTACTATAAATAAATGAGGTTATTTCTTAAAAAGAAAGCTGGAGATTAAATGAACAAAAAGTATGATTAGCTCTTACAATTGGGAGTTGATCTTTTTTGTGCGCCCTTTATGATTAGGCGATGTTGTTCTATTTTTATGATTTTAGGAAGGGGATTATAGAATATTACACATAATCCCTATATTAAATCAGACGTCACATTATTCAAGGAAGAGAGAGTTGTCTTCAAACGATGGGCTTGATCAAATTCTAATTCGTACTGGCGGTCGTCTAACTGCCTGCTGGTTACGACTTTATGATGGAATATTTCTTTTTATTTTGTTAGAGCATGAAACCTAAAAAACCCACACTAGGTTGTGGGGAAGAAGATTATATAGATATAAATACTTTTTGTTCGAAACTAACTATGTGCATTGTATTCTTACGGTGAACCTTATCATAAGTAAATGAGGTTTTTTACACTAGGAATTATGATTACGGAGAATAGAAGATTAGGAACCAGCTTAGGAGCTATCTAGGCTGGTTCCCAACTAGCGTTATTGAACAGCAGTTTTTTTAGAGCTCGTTGGCCATAAAAAACCGATAAACGCACCAACTAGAGCTGGTAAAATCCAGCCGAGTCCAATATCGTAAAGTGGTAAATTATCCATGTAGAACAATTTAATGGATTCGAACAAAGAGAGAGACGCGCCTGGTAAACTGTCGACCAACGTGCTGTAGCCATCGAAGAAGCTTACACAAAAAGTGAAGAACATTGTGGTTGCGTAAATACTCTGCTTATGGCCGAATAAAGATGAACAAAGGGCTAATAAGATCAGAACAATGGCTAAAGGATACAGTAACATTAATACGGGTACCGCATATTGAATGATATTGTTTAGTCCGAAGTTGGCAATGAAAAATGACATAAGACATAGTACCAGAACGAACAATTTATAGCTTATTTTTGGAAATATATGATTAAAAAACTCACTGCAAGACGTAATAAGTCCGATGCTCGTTTTTAAACAAGCGAGTACGATAATAATTGCTAATAAAATGGAGCCGAATGATCCGAAATAATGCTGAGCCACTGCAGCAAAGATTAAACCGCCATTATCGTATGTCCCGATGGCCGATACGCTCGATGCCCCCATATAGGTAATGAGTCCGTAAATCAGCATCATCAGTACCATGGCGAAAATGCCTGATTTCCAAGTGGCTTTCGCAATCTCTTTTGGATTGGTGATGCCTTGTCCCTTAATCGCCTGGATGACAACAATGCCGAATGCGAGTGACGCAAGAGCATCCATCGTGTTATACCCTTCTTTAAAGCCCGTTATAAAGGCCAAGTCGCTATAGTCACCAGTTGGCTTACCGAAGTGACCCATCGGTTTGACGATGGCAATGACAATTAAGATGAATAAAAACACTAAAAACGCAGGGGTTAAATATTTGCCAATATAGTCGATAATTTTTGCTGGGTTCAAAGAGAAATAATAGACAATCGTAAAAAATACAAAGCTAAAGAGGCCGAGATATAAACTGCCGTGCACTGGATTGATATACGGTTCAAAACCGACTACGAAAGGAACTGTTGCTGTCCGTGGAATTGCAAAAAACGGTCCAATGGTTAAGTAAAGTGCCACGGAGAAGACGACTCCAAATAGTGGATGGACCCGACCTGCTAATTGACGCAATCCATTACTCCCGGATAAACCAAATGCTAAAATCCCCATAAATGGCAGTCCGATTGCAGTTATGAGGAAGCCAATTAATGCCGGCCAAAAATTCGTGCCAGCGAGTTGCCCCATTTGGATCGGGAAAATTAAATTTCCCGCACCAAAGAACATTCCGAACAGCATCGTACCAATGATGGCATAGGTAGAAAATGATATTTTTTGTTGCATACTTGTGCTCCTTCTAGATGAATTTCACCTATTTTAACACCTTTTTTAGGAGTTAGCTATAGCAAAAGAGAACGTACTATGCATTAAAGCAAGAGAGTGATTAGGCAGTTGGGAATTTTCAAAAAGGGCGAAACATTTCTTGAATGTCCGAAAGCCAATCAGCCTATTACAGGGAGACACCTTTCCAAATCGCCCTAAGAACGGGGAATCAATTCATTGGAAATATGCAACTTACTAAAATTTTCATATGAATGGGAGAAAGAATACCTGTTTTTTAAGCTGGTAAGATGGAAATAGAAATACATATTGAGTTAGCAGTGAGTTAAACCTCATTTAGATATATCACTGAGAACCGTACCATAAGTAGTATAAAGTTCCTTTAAGAAAAGAATAAAAGAATTATTCAATTTTCTTATTGTTAATAATCGTAATGATGCAAATATAATAAATTACCGTCACTAATTTTTAGTGACGGTAATTTATTATATACTTTAATGTAATTTTAAGGTTATTTTAGAATATAATTGCTATGAACCACTATTAACATCAATAAGTAAAGGAAGTAATGACATTGAAGGTTACTAGAATTTTATTATATTTGTTTGTATTATTTAATATCCTTGGGTTGCTGTATTGGATTACTTTAATGTTAATAGACATATTTAACTAATGGTAATAGATTAAGTGTTCCTCAGCAATCTTTCTTTCTCAGGTGGCATGGAGTTGTTTTTTTCTCTTTTGTTTTCATTGGTTGTAAACAGAATATCTAGATTAAAATACTTATCAAGACTTAAATGATAAATTTCCGTTCTAAAAATGATTAATGTAAACGTACTCGTATAAAGAACAAGGCTCATTAAATTCATATTTCCAGAAAGTATGAAGTTAATGTGCATAAAGAGACAGATTAAGATTGATGGTATAGTAAGTAATCCCATTATAATAAGTACACCAAGAATAATTTGAACGATAGGAATGACATAGTTTAAAGTCATCATATATTCTAATGCTACGTTTTCAATGAA from Peribacillus asahii carries:
- a CDS encoding thiamine pyrophosphate-binding protein, producing the protein MLGRDFFLKALKEYEVEYLFGNPGTTELPLIDGLVNYPDIEFIVSLHEDVCVGMAAGYAQATGKPGVVNLHAAPGLAHGMGNVYDAYRAGVPLIVTAGQQDTRLAIQEPALWGEMVSMVKDYTKWSWEVKNAQELPTVLHRAFKMALTEPMGPVFLSLPSDVLWQEVDTEPIPLTVVSSNTRGDLEAVQNAAILTRQAKNPVFLVGDQLASCGGLNEMVQFAEMIGAPVYVEHQCSRLNFPYGHPQYAGRCLPNGPYIEKVLKDADVVVFVGVTSQAPLLYFDRPIVQPGTKVIAINSGEWELGKNMHVDTAILANPRIAVKEITELIDLHASNEDRARFESLKEKTLLMKKQSDEQRLKELEGTRGQVPLSPAEVVYELNKALPENVLVVDESVTSGRFTHSYLELNQPGSLIALKGGGLGYGMPASLGAQLGRPDQRVVNVIGDGSSLYYIQSLWNAAKHNLPVVFVIMNNQSYMILKGGILNIDGESAKQNVFPGMDLNEPAVDFVSVAKGFGIDSIRIEKPEELQPAFEKAFNERKPILLDVLIDSTVRVFLK
- a CDS encoding DoxX family membrane protein; translation: MAIQSKVNKKRWLFPSLIVLMRVLFGIGWLLAGVTKISEKLWFKEPGVFLNEYLISALEKPNVPLFYKIFIENVALEYMMTLNYVIPIVQIILGVLIIMGLLTIPSILICLFMHINFILSGNMNLMSLVLYTSTFTLIIFRTEIYHLSLDKYFNLDILFTTNENKREKNNSMPPEKERLLRNT
- a CDS encoding acyl-CoA thioesterase → MNNIPEIDVYVRFCETDAAGHVNNTSYFIYMEEARTKFFKAVGYDKDNRGEMNFIVASAQCDYLAQAYANQTLTLSTRVSRIGTKSYTLAHEIKSADTGAMVAAGSAVIVCFNFQTQQSEVIPPELRSILEQCLVTV
- the brnQ gene encoding branched-chain amino acid transport system II carrier protein, producing MQQKISFSTYAIIGTMLFGMFFGAGNLIFPIQMGQLAGTNFWPALIGFLITAIGLPFMGILAFGLSGSNGLRQLAGRVHPLFGVVFSVALYLTIGPFFAIPRTATVPFVVGFEPYINPVHGSLYLGLFSFVFFTIVYYFSLNPAKIIDYIGKYLTPAFLVFLFILIVIAIVKPMGHFGKPTGDYSDLAFITGFKEGYNTMDALASLAFGIVVIQAIKGQGITNPKEIAKATWKSGIFAMVLMMLIYGLITYMGASSVSAIGTYDNGGLIFAAVAQHYFGSFGSILLAIIIVLACLKTSIGLITSCSEFFNHIFPKISYKLFVLVLCLMSFFIANFGLNNIIQYAVPVLMLLYPLAIVLILLALCSSLFGHKQSIYATTMFFTFCVSFFDGYSTLVDSLPGASLSLFESIKLFYMDNLPLYDIGLGWILPALVGAFIGFLWPTSSKKTAVQ
- a CDS encoding SDR family oxidoreductase; protein product: MTKSLFDLSGKTALITGGGSGLGRVIAEVFAEYGANVAVCSRKLHNCQETAEDLKNTFSIQAKAYECNVASEEAVADTVEAVLSDFCQIDILVNNSGATWGEKAENMPLEAWQKVLNVNVTGTFLMSKAVGNHMISRGKGKIINIGSVAGLKAEPPEVLNAIGYSTSKAAVHHFTKDLARKWAGYGVNVNAIAPGFFETKMTKHVLDQKEAAIINKNPMKKLGDPDSLKGAALFLAGNGSDYITGQIIAIDGGVSL